Proteins encoded together in one Impatiens glandulifera chromosome 1, dImpGla2.1, whole genome shotgun sequence window:
- the LOC124936801 gene encoding beta-glucosidase 44-like, which translates to MEFDTGNLTRESFPKGFTFGTATSAYQIEGSTNKGGRGPCIWDTFLKRPGIMANGENADIAVDAYHRYKEDIDLLKEMNFDAYRFSISWSRIFPNGTGKINKEGVSYYNNVIDYLLQKGIEPYVNLYHFDLPQALEDRYLGWLDRQVVNDYADYADFCFATFGDRVKTWITFNEPKVIAQYGYGDGLHAPGRCSKPYGNCPAGNSSTESYIVGHNLLLSHATAVKRYRQKYQQKQNGRIGLVMDFHWYQPLTRGKADNYAAQRARDFHLGWFLHPITYGAYPKTMQNIVGDRLPKFTEEEVKLVKGSSSDFIGINHYTTFYMYDDPSLYNLTVPSYQTDWHASFASDKLGVPLGPVANSDWLRIVPWGIYKCMMYVKERYGMHNIILTESGMDDPGNVTLAQGVQDFTRINYFKYYISELKRAMDDGANIKGYFAWSLVDNFEWREGYTSRFGITYVDYKTLARYPKMSAFWFKQLCKKILY; encoded by the exons ATGGAATTTGATACCGGTAATTTGACCCGTGAGAGCTTTCCAAAAGGGTTTACGTTTGGGACTGCGACATCTGCTTACCAAATAGAAGGCTCCACCAACAAGGGAGGTCGTGGTCCATGTATATGGGATACATTTTTGAAGAGACCAG GAATTATGGCGAATGGAGAAAACGCAGATATTGCAGTCGACGCATATCATCGATACAAG GAGGACATTGATTTGTTGAAAGAGATGAATTTTGATGCTTATCGATTTTCAATTTCTTGGTCTCGGATCTTTCCAA atgGCACGGGCAAGATAAACAAGGAGGGAGTTTCTTATTACAATAATGTTATAGACTACCTACTTCAAAaag gTATTGAACCATACGTAAATCTTTATCACTTTGACCTTCCTCAAGCACTTGAAGATagatacttgggttggcttgATAGACAAGTGGT GAATGACTACGCTGATTATGCCGATTTTTGTTTTGCAACTTTTGGAGATAGAGTAAAAACTTGGATAACATTTAATGAACCAAAAGTGATTGCTCAATATGGATATGGTGATGGATTACATGCACCTGGTAGGTGTTCCAAACCATACGGGAATTGTCCAGCAGGAAATTCTTCAACCGAGTCATATATCGTAGGACACAATTTATTATTGTCACATGCAACAGCGGTGAAAAGATATCGTCAAAAATATCAA CAAAAACAAAATGGAAGAATTGGTCTAGTAATGGATTTCCATTGGTACCAACCACTCACTAGGGGAAAGGCGGATAACTATGCAGCTCAAAGAGCGAGAGATTTTCACCTTGGGTG GTTTTTGCATCCCATAACTTATGGAGCATATCCCAAAACTATGCAAAACATTGTTGGGGATCGGCTACCAAAGTTTACCGAGGAAGAGGTTAAATTAGTTAAGGGTTCTTCTAGCGATTTCATCGGAATTAATCACTACACAACGTTTTACATGTATGATGATCCAAGTCTGTATAACCTTACAGTTCCAAGTTATCAAACTGATTGGCATGCTTCGTTTGCAA GTGATAAATTGGGAGTACCACTTGGTCCAGTG GCAAATTCAGATTGGCTAAGAATTGTTCCATGGGGTATTTACAAGTGTATGATGTATGTAAAAGAGCGCTATGGAATGCATAACATTATACTAACCGAGAGTG GAATGGATGATCCAGGAAATGTCACTCTTGCCCAAGGTGTACAAGATTTTACAAGGATTAACTATTTCAAGTATTACATTAGTGAGTTGAAGAGGGCTATGGACGATGGAGCAAATATAAAAGGCTATTTCGCTTGGTCATTAGTCGATAACTTTGAATGGAGAGAGGGTTACACATCAAGATTTGGTATCACTTATGTTGATTATAAGACACTTGCTCGCTATCCGAAAATGTCGGCTTTTTGGTTTAAACAACTATGTAAGAAAATCTTGTATTAA